From the genome of Marixanthomonas ophiurae, one region includes:
- a CDS encoding enoyl-CoA hydratase/isomerase family protein, giving the protein MTQPYVKHTIEKGIATIEFFHPAHNSLPGDILAKLANTITEIGQDDEVLVLVVKSGGDRTFCAGASFKELISIENEQEGEKFFSGFANVINAMRKCPKFIIGRVQGKTVGGGVGLAAAMDYTMATKFSAIKLSELNLGIGPFVVGPAVQRKIGASGMSQIAIDANSFYSPEWARDKGLYTKVFETTEALDEAVQALAEQLCGYNPEAVKEMKQMFWRGTEDWDELLKERAKISGRLVLSSFTKEKLKRFK; this is encoded by the coding sequence ATGACACAACCATACGTAAAACATACAATAGAAAAAGGAATAGCAACCATAGAATTTTTTCATCCGGCGCATAATAGTTTGCCAGGTGATATTCTAGCAAAACTCGCAAACACCATCACTGAAATCGGTCAAGATGATGAGGTTTTGGTGCTTGTTGTAAAAAGTGGAGGTGATAGAACTTTCTGTGCTGGAGCTAGTTTTAAAGAATTAATTTCTATTGAAAATGAGCAAGAAGGAGAGAAATTTTTTAGCGGTTTTGCCAATGTAATCAACGCCATGCGTAAATGTCCTAAATTTATTATAGGTCGTGTGCAAGGAAAAACTGTAGGAGGCGGTGTTGGCCTAGCAGCAGCGATGGATTATACGATGGCAACTAAGTTTTCAGCTATAAAATTGAGTGAGTTGAACCTTGGTATTGGTCCTTTTGTAGTAGGTCCGGCAGTGCAACGAAAAATTGGAGCCAGCGGCATGTCGCAAATAGCAATCGATGCCAATTCATTTTATTCACCAGAATGGGCGAGAGATAAAGGGCTTTATACAAAAGTTTTTGAAACGACCGAAGCATTAGACGAAGCAGTGCAGGCCTTAGCAGAACAACTTTGTGGGTATAATCCTGAAGCCGTAAAAGAAATGAAACAAATGTTCTGGCGAGGAACTGAAGATTGGGACGAACTTTTAAAAGAACGCGCTAAAATAAGTGGGCGTTTGGTGCTTTCTTCCTTTACAAAAGAGAAGTTGAAACGGTTTAAGTAG
- a CDS encoding short chain dehydrogenase, which translates to MKILIIGGNGTIGKTVTKRFSEEHDEVIIAGRSSGDVTVDIANPDSIEKIFQKTGNVDAIVNIAGDAKWDSFDNLSEEDFYIGIKSKMMGQVNLVRLGRKHLNENGSITLTTGILADEPVDKTTSAAMVNGAVESFTKAAALELTNGLRINVVSADMVEDAYEKYKDYFPGNTPVPMRKITDGYFKSVKGKINGEIIRIRA; encoded by the coding sequence ATGAAAATATTAATAATAGGAGGAAACGGAACGATAGGAAAAACGGTAACGAAACGTTTTTCAGAAGAACATGATGAGGTTATAATTGCTGGAAGATCTTCAGGAGATGTTACGGTAGATATTGCAAATCCAGATTCTATTGAAAAAATTTTTCAGAAAACGGGAAACGTAGATGCTATTGTAAACATAGCCGGTGATGCGAAATGGGATTCGTTTGATAACCTTTCTGAAGAAGATTTTTACATCGGCATTAAAAGTAAAATGATGGGGCAAGTTAACCTTGTTCGATTAGGAAGAAAACATTTAAATGAAAACGGGAGCATCACATTAACCACAGGTATTTTAGCTGATGAACCGGTTGATAAAACAACAAGTGCTGCAATGGTTAACGGTGCCGTAGAGAGTTTTACAAAAGCAGCAGCTTTAGAATTAACCAACGGATTGCGAATAAATGTAGTTTCTGCCGATATGGTTGAAGATGCATATGAAAAGTACAAAGATTATTTCCCTGGAAATACACCAGTCCCGATGCGTAAAATAACCGACGGCTATTTTAAAAGTGTAAAAGGGAAAATTAACGGTGAAATAATTAGAATTAGAGCGTAA
- the paaD gene encoding 1,2-phenylacetyl-CoA epoxidase subunit PaaD, with amino-acid sequence MTETLEANIDTHLIPVLKTVSDPEIPVLTVLDLGVIREATEQDGVITIKLTPTYSGCPAMDVIGDDLKAAFSEIGKEAKIELILSPAWTTDWISEEGLKKMEEYGIARPMSESADKDVLLGEKKLVKCTNCGSTNTHLVSQFGSTACKALFKCDDCQEPFDYFKCLK; translated from the coding sequence ATGACCGAAACACTTGAAGCAAATATCGACACACATTTAATTCCGGTTCTGAAAACTGTTTCAGACCCTGAAATTCCTGTGCTTACGGTCTTAGATTTAGGTGTTATTCGTGAAGCTACCGAACAAGATGGTGTAATAACCATTAAACTAACACCAACTTATTCTGGATGTCCCGCCATGGATGTGATTGGCGATGACCTCAAAGCTGCTTTTTCAGAAATAGGAAAAGAAGCCAAAATAGAATTAATCCTTTCCCCAGCGTGGACTACCGATTGGATTTCCGAAGAAGGGCTGAAAAAAATGGAAGAATACGGTATCGCTCGGCCCATGTCCGAATCTGCAGATAAGGATGTGTTGTTAGGTGAAAAAAAGTTAGTAAAATGCACCAATTGCGGTAGCACAAACACTCATTTGGTCAGTCAGTTTGGTTCTACGGCTTGCAAAGCATTATTTAAATGTGATGATTGCCAAGAGCCATTTGATTATTTCAAGTGTTTAAAATAA
- the paaC gene encoding 1,2-phenylacetyl-CoA epoxidase subunit PaaC, with protein sequence MNKDLYKYILGIADNSLILAQRLGELCGHGPTLETDIALTNISLDLLGQTRSYYQYAAKLAGEDKTEDDIAFLRIEREYKNVLLVEQPNTHFGHVMARQFLFDVYHLMLMEQLQNSKDETLVAIAKKGIKEVSYHKRFSSDWVKRLGDGTEESKEKVQEAINAMWRFTDELFDVMEADKVMIEEGIAVDVSEMKETYYEKVSELLEEATLEVPERKYFTRGGKRGVHTEHMGYLLADLQYMQRTYPNMTW encoded by the coding sequence ATGAATAAAGATTTATATAAATACATTCTCGGTATAGCCGATAACTCGCTTATCCTTGCACAGCGATTAGGAGAGTTGTGTGGTCACGGTCCTACTTTGGAAACCGATATCGCGCTAACAAACATCTCTTTAGATTTATTAGGGCAAACCCGAAGCTATTATCAGTATGCGGCAAAACTTGCTGGAGAAGATAAAACTGAAGACGATATTGCCTTTTTACGTATTGAAAGAGAGTACAAAAACGTCTTGTTAGTAGAGCAACCAAACACACATTTTGGGCACGTAATGGCACGTCAATTTTTATTCGATGTGTATCATTTAATGTTAATGGAGCAACTTCAAAACAGCAAAGATGAAACCTTGGTAGCTATTGCAAAAAAAGGAATTAAAGAAGTGAGTTACCATAAACGCTTTTCTTCAGACTGGGTAAAGCGTTTAGGCGATGGTACCGAGGAAAGTAAAGAAAAGGTGCAAGAAGCAATCAATGCGATGTGGCGTTTTACAGATGAATTGTTTGATGTAATGGAAGCTGACAAAGTGATGATAGAAGAAGGAATCGCAGTAGATGTTTCAGAAATGAAAGAAACGTATTATGAAAAGGTTTCAGAACTTTTAGAAGAAGCAACCCTTGAAGTTCCGGAACGGAAGTATTTCACTCGAGGAGGGAAAAGAGGCGTTCACACAGAACATATGGGGTATTTATTAGCCGATTTGCAATATATGCAACGAACCTATCCAAATATGACTTGGTAA
- the paaZ gene encoding phenylacetic acid degradation bifunctional protein PaaZ has protein sequence MKTQHYIQGQWTDGKGEGSPILDSVTGEHFTSVTTEGLDIPEILQYGRTKGDTLRKMTFQERGLMLKKLAFYLQKKKRQFYEVSYRTGATKVDSWIDIEGGFGNLFANASLRKLFPNQPFHVEGDPVDLSRGGRFMAHHIMVPREGVAVHINAFNFPVWGMLEKCAVNWMAGMPAVVLPAPQTAYLTEAVVKEIIASGILPEGSLQLISGTAKNILDTVESQDVVSFTGSATTGKILKKHPRLIEESVPFTMEADSLNAAILGEDAVPGTPEFDLFIKEVRNEMTVKCGQKCTAIRRVIVPENLVEDVQIALAKQLDKVTIGDPRLKEVRMGALVNDAQRTSVKEQIEKITKTAQIVYGDFDEAKTVGADAKKGSFVKPMLLREDNPFENEAAHITEAFGPVSTIMPYKNLDDAIKLSKMGKGSLVSSIVTNDDKIAREYTVSAATHHGRILILNRESAKQSTGHGSPLPNLIHGGPGRAGGGEEMGGVRGIKHYLQRCAIQGSPTSLTEVTGIYQPKSAYKESERHPFAYHWEDIKPGMSLETHKRTLTDTDIINFGNLTWDHFYAHTDITSLEGSIFEKRTAHGYFIISAAAGLFVYPNKGPVAANYGLEDIRFLRPLYHNDTVYVRLTCKQKVDREQKGTELPSGIVKWYVEVFDAEPDEDQEPLVAIATILTMVQKKQEVFVEMTSEKIEESVAKLTEDTKPKWGTMSPQQMLEHLEYTYKIASGKIQDFEVATPEKYLEKTHNSLYSYKKMPREHNFPMYKDGAMPDLKHENLETAKKQFLEAREEYVQYFKENPNATLKNMVFGDMNKFEWYLLERKHLNHHFEQFGLL, from the coding sequence ATGAAAACACAGCATTACATACAAGGCCAATGGACAGACGGAAAAGGTGAAGGCTCGCCAATTCTTGATTCTGTTACGGGTGAGCATTTTACAAGTGTCACTACTGAAGGATTAGATATTCCTGAAATTCTTCAATATGGAAGAACCAAAGGTGATACCCTTCGCAAAATGACGTTTCAAGAACGGGGATTAATGCTGAAAAAATTAGCGTTCTATCTTCAGAAGAAAAAAAGACAATTTTACGAAGTAAGTTATCGTACCGGTGCAACAAAAGTAGACAGCTGGATTGATATTGAAGGAGGCTTTGGAAATTTATTTGCCAATGCTTCGCTTCGGAAATTATTTCCAAATCAGCCGTTTCATGTAGAAGGTGATCCAGTCGATTTATCGCGTGGTGGTCGTTTTATGGCGCATCACATTATGGTGCCTCGCGAAGGTGTTGCTGTTCACATTAACGCCTTTAACTTCCCAGTATGGGGAATGCTGGAAAAATGTGCCGTAAACTGGATGGCAGGAATGCCTGCAGTGGTTTTGCCAGCACCGCAAACTGCCTATTTAACTGAAGCCGTGGTGAAAGAAATTATCGCTTCAGGAATACTTCCGGAAGGATCATTACAGTTAATTAGCGGAACCGCTAAGAACATTTTAGATACGGTGGAGTCTCAGGACGTCGTGTCATTTACAGGTTCGGCAACTACCGGAAAAATACTCAAAAAACACCCACGATTAATTGAAGAATCCGTTCCATTTACTATGGAAGCAGATTCACTAAACGCTGCTATTTTAGGTGAAGATGCTGTTCCCGGAACACCAGAATTTGATCTCTTCATTAAAGAAGTACGAAATGAAATGACCGTTAAATGTGGTCAAAAATGTACGGCGATTAGACGTGTTATTGTTCCGGAGAACCTAGTTGAAGATGTTCAAATAGCACTTGCAAAACAATTGGATAAAGTTACCATTGGCGACCCTCGCTTAAAAGAAGTTAGAATGGGCGCTTTGGTAAATGATGCTCAACGGACTTCAGTAAAAGAACAAATTGAAAAAATCACTAAAACTGCGCAGATTGTGTATGGTGATTTTGATGAAGCCAAAACGGTTGGAGCCGATGCAAAAAAAGGCTCATTCGTAAAACCAATGTTGCTTCGGGAAGACAACCCTTTTGAAAACGAAGCAGCGCATATTACCGAAGCCTTTGGTCCAGTAAGTACCATTATGCCTTATAAAAATTTGGACGATGCCATTAAACTATCGAAAATGGGGAAAGGTTCTTTGGTAAGTTCTATTGTTACTAATGATGATAAAATTGCTAGAGAATATACGGTTTCTGCAGCTACGCATCACGGTCGAATTTTAATATTAAATCGTGAAAGTGCGAAGCAAAGTACGGGTCACGGTTCGCCATTGCCTAATTTAATTCACGGTGGTCCGGGTCGTGCCGGTGGCGGTGAAGAAATGGGTGGTGTTCGTGGTATCAAGCACTATTTACAACGCTGTGCCATTCAAGGTTCGCCAACTTCGCTTACTGAAGTTACCGGTATTTATCAACCAAAATCCGCTTACAAAGAATCTGAAAGACACCCTTTTGCATATCACTGGGAAGATATAAAACCTGGTATGTCTTTAGAAACCCATAAACGAACTTTAACCGATACTGATATCATTAACTTCGGAAACTTGACTTGGGATCATTTTTATGCGCATACCGATATCACATCCCTTGAAGGAAGCATTTTTGAAAAACGAACGGCACACGGATATTTTATCATTTCTGCAGCAGCAGGATTGTTTGTATATCCAAACAAAGGTCCAGTAGCAGCCAATTACGGACTAGAAGATATTCGTTTTTTGCGTCCGTTGTATCACAACGATACGGTATATGTTCGTTTAACTTGTAAGCAGAAAGTAGATCGCGAACAAAAAGGAACTGAATTGCCTTCAGGAATTGTAAAATGGTACGTTGAGGTGTTTGATGCAGAACCGGATGAGGACCAAGAACCGTTAGTGGCTATAGCGACTATTTTAACCATGGTTCAGAAAAAGCAAGAGGTTTTTGTTGAAATGACTTCAGAAAAAATTGAAGAAAGTGTAGCAAAACTTACAGAAGATACAAAACCGAAATGGGGCACTATGTCGCCGCAACAGATGTTGGAGCATTTAGAGTATACCTATAAAATCGCTTCGGGTAAAATTCAAGATTTTGAAGTTGCTACGCCTGAAAAATATTTAGAGAAGACACATAATTCGCTTTATAGCTATAAGAAAATGCCAAGAGAGCATAACTTTCCAATGTATAAGGACGGTGCCATGCCAGATTTGAAACATGAAAATCTAGAAACGGCGAAAAAGCAATTTTTAGAAGCTAGGGAAGAATATGTTCAGTATTTTAAAGAAAACCCAAATGCAACATTGAAAAACATGGTATTTGGAGATATGAATAAATTTGAGTGGTATTTACTGGAACGAAAGCACTTGAATCATCACTTTGAACAGTTTGGACTTTTATAA
- a CDS encoding acyltransferase: MIYSFKGHIPVVHESSFVHPLAAVTGNVIIGKNCYIGPGAAIRGDWGEIILEDGVNVQENCTVHMFPGKSIVLKESAHVGHGAIIHGANLGRNCLIGMNSVIMDDAEIGDECIVGAMAFVKAETVFPKRKLIVGNPAKAIKDISDEMIAWKTAGTRLYQQLPSDCHESLKEVAPLREIPKNRPKQEDFYKTLQEIKRNK; this comes from the coding sequence ATGATTTACAGCTTTAAAGGCCATATACCTGTAGTTCACGAAAGCAGTTTCGTCCACCCGTTGGCAGCAGTCACTGGCAATGTAATTATTGGTAAAAACTGTTATATAGGGCCTGGAGCGGCTATTCGAGGTGATTGGGGCGAGATTATCCTGGAAGATGGTGTAAACGTTCAGGAAAACTGTACGGTACATATGTTTCCTGGGAAAAGTATTGTGCTTAAAGAAAGTGCACATGTAGGCCACGGTGCTATTATTCATGGGGCTAATTTAGGGCGTAATTGTTTAATAGGAATGAACAGTGTGATTATGGATGATGCTGAAATAGGAGATGAGTGTATTGTAGGAGCTATGGCATTCGTAAAAGCAGAAACGGTATTTCCAAAACGAAAATTGATAGTTGGTAATCCTGCAAAAGCTATTAAGGATATTTCAGATGAAATGATAGCCTGGAAAACAGCTGGTACCCGTTTATACCAACAATTACCTTCCGACTGTCACGAGAGTTTAAAGGAAGTAGCACCCTTACGGGAAATTCCGAAGAATAGACCAAAGCAAGAAGATTTTTATAAAACA
- a CDS encoding PaaI family thioesterase — MEAINIPTKMLSQDAFSSWLGIEIIEVELGRCKVGMTVRKEMLNSMGKAHGGISYSLADTAFGFASNTHGKYAVSIETSINHIEALNEGDYLTAESVIEKVNNKLGFNVVEVKRGDELVALFKGVVYRTSKNWE, encoded by the coding sequence ATGGAAGCAATAAATATTCCAACTAAAATGCTCAGTCAGGATGCTTTTAGCTCTTGGCTCGGTATCGAAATAATAGAAGTAGAGCTTGGCCGCTGTAAAGTAGGTATGACCGTTAGAAAGGAAATGCTCAATAGTATGGGAAAAGCGCACGGCGGAATTAGCTATAGCTTAGCCGATACTGCTTTTGGTTTTGCTTCTAACACGCATGGAAAATACGCAGTTTCTATTGAAACATCGATAAACCACATAGAAGCCTTGAATGAAGGTGATTACCTTACCGCAGAATCGGTAATTGAGAAAGTAAATAATAAACTAGGGTTCAATGTTGTAGAAGTCAAACGAGGCGACGAATTGGTGGCATTGTTTAAAGGAGTAGTCTACAGAACCTCAAAAAATTGGGAATAA
- the paaA gene encoding 1,2-phenylacetyl-CoA epoxidase subunit PaaA, which yields MSEQEVKNLEEIFEARIARDEKIEPKDWMPEKYRKTHIRQISQHAHSEIIGMLPEGNWITRAPSLRRKAALLAKVQDEAGHGLYLYSACETLGISREEMYEQLHSGKAKYSSIFNYPTVTWADMGAIGWLVDGAAIINQVPLCNTSFGPYARAMVRVCKEESFHQRQGYEIMLTLCKGTDEQKEMAQDALNRWWWPSLMMLGPTDAESVHTEQSMKWKLKRKSNDELRQQFIDQTVPQADILGLTIPDPDMKFNEETGHYDFGEIDWDEFWQVVKGHGPCNKERMKARVDAWENGEWVRDAAMAHAEKKANKNVAKAS from the coding sequence ATGAGTGAACAAGAAGTAAAAAATTTAGAAGAAATATTTGAAGCACGTATTGCACGTGACGAGAAAATAGAGCCGAAAGATTGGATGCCGGAGAAATATAGAAAAACCCACATTCGCCAAATATCCCAGCACGCACATTCCGAAATTATCGGGATGCTACCTGAAGGGAATTGGATTACCAGAGCACCTTCTTTACGTAGAAAAGCGGCTTTATTAGCGAAAGTTCAAGATGAAGCAGGGCACGGATTGTATTTATATTCTGCCTGTGAAACCTTAGGGATTTCTCGCGAGGAAATGTACGAGCAATTGCATTCTGGGAAAGCAAAATATTCATCTATTTTCAATTATCCAACAGTAACGTGGGCCGATATGGGTGCTATTGGTTGGTTAGTAGATGGAGCAGCAATTATTAACCAAGTGCCCTTGTGTAATACATCTTTTGGTCCGTACGCACGTGCGATGGTCCGTGTTTGTAAGGAAGAAAGTTTTCACCAGCGTCAAGGATATGAAATTATGCTAACGCTTTGTAAGGGGACAGATGAACAAAAAGAAATGGCGCAAGATGCCTTAAACCGTTGGTGGTGGCCAAGTTTAATGATGTTGGGTCCTACCGATGCTGAATCTGTTCATACGGAGCAATCCATGAAATGGAAATTGAAGCGTAAATCGAATGACGAATTGCGTCAACAATTTATAGATCAAACTGTGCCCCAAGCTGATATTTTGGGGTTAACAATTCCAGATCCAGATATGAAGTTTAATGAAGAAACAGGTCATTATGATTTTGGTGAGATTGATTGGGATGAATTTTGGCAAGTAGTAAAAGGTCACGGCCCTTGTAATAAAGAACGTATGAAAGCGAGAGTAGATGCTTGGGAAAATGGCGAGTGGGTTCGAGATGCAGCAATGGCACACGCCGAAAAGAAAGCAAATAAAAACGTTGCAAAAGCAAGTTAA
- the pcaF gene encoding 3-oxoadipyl-CoA thiolase, whose translation MKEAYIIDGIRTPIGNYKGTLSTIRTDDLAALVIAEVLKRNPDIPKEAFDDVIMGCANQAGEDNRNVARMALLLAGLPFTVPGETVNRLCSSGLSAIIHANRAIKAGDGDLFISGGVENMTRGPYVIAKPSSAFGTDAKMYDSSFGWRFVNKKMHDMYGTDGMGNTAENLVEKHKITREDQDTFAYNSQMKASKAQEKGRFAKEIVPVEIPQRKKDPIIFKDDEFIKPGTTKEILAKLRPAFKKEGGSVTAGNSSGLNDGAAATIIASEDAVKKYNLKPIAKILSSAVVGVEPRIMGIGPVEASNKALKKAGLTMEDMDVIELNEAFASQALACIREWGLKDDDPRINPNGGSIAIGHPLGVTGARLTYSAALELQETGKKYALVTMCVGVGQGYAAVIERTEN comes from the coding sequence ATGAAAGAAGCATATATAATAGACGGCATTAGAACGCCAATAGGAAATTATAAAGGAACATTAAGTACGATCCGCACGGACGATTTGGCTGCTTTAGTGATTGCTGAAGTACTAAAAAGAAACCCAGATATCCCTAAAGAAGCATTTGACGATGTGATTATGGGTTGTGCCAACCAAGCTGGGGAAGACAACCGAAATGTGGCAAGAATGGCTCTTTTGTTAGCAGGGTTACCTTTTACAGTGCCGGGAGAAACCGTAAACAGATTATGTAGTAGTGGGTTATCTGCCATAATTCACGCAAATCGAGCGATTAAAGCTGGCGATGGTGATTTATTTATTTCAGGCGGTGTGGAGAATATGACGAGAGGTCCTTACGTAATTGCAAAACCTTCCAGCGCGTTTGGAACCGATGCTAAAATGTACGACAGTAGTTTTGGATGGCGATTCGTCAACAAGAAAATGCACGACATGTATGGCACTGACGGAATGGGAAATACGGCTGAGAATTTAGTTGAGAAACATAAAATCACAAGAGAGGACCAAGATACTTTTGCGTATAATAGTCAGATGAAAGCTTCCAAAGCACAAGAAAAAGGTCGTTTCGCTAAAGAAATTGTACCAGTGGAAATTCCACAGCGAAAAAAAGACCCGATTATTTTTAAAGATGATGAATTCATTAAACCGGGAACAACGAAAGAGATTTTGGCGAAGCTACGTCCGGCTTTCAAAAAAGAAGGAGGAAGTGTTACAGCCGGAAACAGTTCAGGATTAAACGATGGGGCTGCAGCTACAATTATTGCTTCAGAAGATGCTGTAAAGAAATATAACTTAAAACCTATTGCAAAGATCCTAAGTTCTGCAGTGGTTGGAGTAGAGCCTCGTATTATGGGAATTGGCCCAGTAGAAGCTTCAAACAAAGCATTGAAAAAAGCAGGCTTGACGATGGAAGATATGGATGTTATAGAGCTTAATGAAGCTTTTGCATCGCAAGCATTGGCGTGTATTCGCGAATGGGGATTAAAAGACGATGACCCACGTATTAACCCGAATGGAGGTTCCATTGCAATTGGTCACCCGTTAGGCGTAACCGGCGCCCGTTTAACGTATTCAGCAGCATTAGAGCTTCAGGAAACTGGGAAGAAATATGCTTTAGTAACGATGTGTGTCGGCGTTGGACAAGGATATGCAGCGGTGATCGAACGAACAGAAAATTAA
- a CDS encoding enoyl-CoA hydratase-related protein: protein MSSITTNIENKVATITLNRPEKFNSFNREMAFLLQDELDACEKNTDVRAIILVGNGKAFCAGQDLKEVTSPELNPGFKKILEEHYNPIIKRIRSIEKPIIAAVNGVAAGAGANIALACDIVVASEAASFIQAFSKIGLIPDSAGTFFLPRLIGFQKASALMMLGDKVSATDAEKLGMVYKVVSSETFMEEVNNIANNLANMPTKAIGLTKRLLNESMSNDLESQLELESKLQIESAQSEDYAEGVDAFVNKRKPNFKGK from the coding sequence ATGAGCAGCATAACCACCAACATAGAAAATAAAGTAGCAACCATTACCCTAAACCGTCCCGAAAAGTTCAATAGCTTTAATCGTGAGATGGCTTTTTTATTACAAGACGAATTAGATGCTTGCGAAAAGAATACAGACGTTCGAGCTATTATTTTAGTCGGAAACGGGAAAGCATTCTGTGCCGGACAAGATTTAAAAGAAGTCACTTCGCCAGAACTGAATCCTGGTTTCAAAAAAATATTAGAAGAGCATTACAATCCAATAATTAAGAGAATCCGAAGCATTGAAAAGCCTATTATAGCTGCCGTAAATGGCGTTGCTGCGGGAGCGGGAGCAAATATTGCTCTGGCTTGTGATATCGTGGTAGCTTCAGAAGCGGCGAGTTTTATTCAAGCATTCAGTAAAATCGGTTTGATTCCTGATAGTGCCGGAACGTTCTTTTTACCACGATTAATCGGTTTTCAGAAAGCTTCCGCATTAATGATGTTGGGCGATAAAGTTTCAGCAACCGATGCTGAGAAATTAGGGATGGTGTACAAAGTAGTTTCTTCGGAAACATTTATGGAAGAAGTAAACAACATTGCAAATAACTTGGCGAATATGCCCACAAAAGCAATAGGGCTCACTAAGCGCTTGTTGAATGAATCCATGTCTAACGATTTAGAAAGTCAGCTAGAGTTGGAATCTAAACTACAAATTGAATCGGCACAAAGTGAAGATTATGCTGAAGGGGTTGATGCATTTGTAAACAAGCGGAAACCAAATTTTAAAGGAAAGTAA
- a CDS encoding 3-hydroxyacyl-CoA dehydrogenase NAD-binding domain-containing protein gives MIKHVGIIGSGTMGSGIAQVAATVGCLVKLYDTNTEALDKSKAALEKIMARLVEKGRIDETEKTRIQDNITYVDSLKDLSDSELTIEAIVENLDVKKKVFQELESYVSKKTIIASNTSSLSIASIASALKKPKRCIGIHFFNPAPLMKLVEVIPAIQTSDKVLRKTTMNIQNWGKTVAVAKDTPGFIVNRVARPFYGESLRIYEEGIADFATIDWSLKSIGGFRMGPFELMDFIGNDVNYTVTETVFKAFYYDPRYKPSFTQKRFSEAGYLGRKSGKGYYDYSEKATKPEPNQDVALAQKIFDRVLVMLINEAADALFWNIASAEDIDNAMTKGVNYPKGLLAWADEKGIDWCVEKLDAMYDEYHEERYRCSPLLRRMNKENKTFF, from the coding sequence ATGATTAAACACGTTGGAATAATAGGAAGTGGAACCATGGGAAGCGGCATTGCACAAGTAGCTGCAACAGTCGGTTGTCTGGTGAAACTTTACGATACAAATACCGAAGCATTAGATAAATCGAAAGCAGCTTTAGAAAAAATAATGGCTCGCTTGGTTGAAAAAGGAAGAATCGATGAAACTGAAAAAACGCGTATTCAAGATAACATTACGTATGTAGATTCTTTAAAAGATTTGAGCGATTCAGAATTAACCATTGAAGCCATTGTTGAAAATCTGGATGTTAAAAAGAAGGTTTTTCAAGAACTGGAAAGCTACGTTTCTAAAAAGACGATTATCGCTTCAAACACTTCTTCTTTATCGATTGCTTCTATTGCTTCAGCATTAAAAAAACCGAAGCGTTGTATTGGGATTCACTTTTTTAACCCCGCACCGTTGATGAAGTTGGTTGAGGTGATTCCTGCGATACAAACATCAGATAAAGTACTTCGGAAAACCACAATGAATATTCAAAACTGGGGCAAAACAGTTGCTGTAGCAAAAGACACACCTGGTTTTATTGTAAATAGAGTAGCACGTCCATTTTATGGCGAATCATTACGAATTTACGAAGAAGGCATTGCCGACTTTGCAACCATCGATTGGTCGTTAAAATCAATAGGCGGATTTAGAATGGGTCCTTTTGAATTGATGGATTTTATAGGAAACGATGTAAACTACACCGTAACCGAAACCGTTTTTAAAGCCTTTTATTACGATCCACGTTACAAACCATCCTTCACACAAAAACGTTTTTCTGAAGCCGGTTACCTCGGAAGAAAATCAGGAAAAGGATACTACGATTATTCTGAGAAAGCAACGAAGCCAGAGCCTAATCAAGATGTGGCTTTAGCGCAAAAGATTTTCGATCGTGTTTTAGTGATGTTGATTAACGAAGCTGCCGATGCATTATTTTGGAACATCGCTTCAGCAGAAGATATCGACAATGCCATGACAAAAGGCGTTAATTATCCAAAAGGATTACTGGCTTGGGCAGACGAAAAAGGAATCGATTGGTGTGTTGAAAAACTAGATGCGATGTATGACGAATATCACGAAGAACGCTACCGCTGTTCACCGTTGTTGAGAAGAATGAATAAAGAAAATAAAACGTTCTTTTAA
- the paaB gene encoding 1,2-phenylacetyl-CoA epoxidase subunit PaaB, whose amino-acid sequence MGNTKKNWPLWEIFVRSKNGLEHRHFGSLHAADAEMALENARDVYTRRNEGVSIWVVESKNVTASNPQDNGELFEPAQDKVYRHPTFYDLPDDVKHM is encoded by the coding sequence ATGGGAAATACTAAAAAAAATTGGCCCCTTTGGGAAATATTCGTTCGAAGTAAAAATGGTTTAGAGCACCGTCACTTTGGAAGTTTACACGCAGCAGACGCCGAAATGGCACTTGAAAACGCACGCGATGTATACACAAGACGTAACGAAGGCGTAAGTATTTGGGTTGTAGAAAGTAAGAACGTTACGGCTTCTAACCCGCAAGATAATGGGGAGCTGTTTGAGCCAGCTCAAGATAAGGTGTACCGTCACCCTACTTTTTATGATTTACCTGATGACGTAAAGCATATGTAG